The genome window CTTGCTGTCGTTGTCATAAATCAGATCCTCATCCCACGATCGCTCTCCTTCCTATTCAGGATGGCAATTCGCTGGTCAGGATCAAATTTGGACAATTCTGACGCTCTAGTTAGAAGTCACCACAGGTGCCAGAGGGTGCTAGAGCAACTGAACCCGCAATAGTAATAGGCGGGCCGATGATATTGCCAAGCCCTAGTGGTTCAACTTGAATAATTGAGGGAGGAAGGACGGTATCATTGTCAATTAGCCTATAGTCGCCAATTATGTTGCCTTCATTGAATCGGAGGCATATCTTATGGTTGTTAACCGCAAGGGGAATATTGGCAATGAAGTCGCCAAAGACAACACTAGAGTTATTCATGATTTTGTTAAATCGCAACAGAGAGTATAGAGTAGCATTCCCAGAACCGATGGTGAAGAGGCCAACGCCGCCGCCATCACCGAGATTACCCATAACGATGTTGGAGTCTATCACAGTCCGCAGTTGGGCATTACCCTGAGCCTCAATCTGAATACCAGGAGCAAACGAGGGGCCGAAGCCATTACCTTGCACCGTATTGTTAGCAATAGTCACTCGCCTCTCCGGGGTAGAATTCAGTGTGTTAACCCGCACATAAATTCCTGCTGAAGGACTACTGATGGCCTGGTTGCCGGTAATCGCCACAGTCCCAGTCGCAGCATTGTCCAACTGTACAGCAATGCCATTATTGCCGCCAGTCGCAACATTTTGGGCAATCGTAAGATTGACATCACCAGTAGTGTTATTGACCAAGATGCCGTCATTAAGCACACCACTACTAATTACAGCATTATTAGTAACCGCTACATTACCAGTAACATTTTGGAAATTAAACCCAGGCGCACCATTGACTATTGCCGAGTTGCTAGAGACAGTGGTATTGCCAGTGGTATTATCCATACGAATGGCGGCTCCATTAGTTGTTGTTAAGGCATTGCTGGCAATATTGAGCGTGGCTGAGCTGCCATTGATGAGAATTCCGCGCTCATTGGTTGCAGTGATTCGGTTGTTGAGAATATTTGCAGTACCAGCAAGGGTAGCAGCATTAATGCCGGGCGCTCCCTGACTAGTAATCGCATTGTCCGATACTAGGATATTGCTGACCCCAGTTGCCTGAATACCAGAGGTACCCGGTGTAGCTGCTACGTTGACATCAAAACCAGACAGAACAGTGCTGTTGCCCATCACCACAGTGCCCGTGATCGGCACTAAAATCCCCGCACCCCGTGTAAAGGGAGGATTAAGCTGGATGTTGCTGATCTCTACTGCATCGATAGGCACTTGGCTCCGGGTAGATATCACAGTCACTTGATCAGGAATCGTAAACCCTGTGCTTGCTGGAGCACCTGTATTCGCCAGGGCAAATACATAGTCTCCTGCTGCGGCATTACCCACAGCTACAGATGTGGTAGTAAAGGGAGTCGTTTCTGTACCATTACCGCCAGCTCCCCCCGTTTGATTAACCAACAAAATCCGCAAAGGATTGCCAGTAACGCGGCTAGTAGCCAGAAATTGACTACTTTCTCGTTGGCTAATGACCTGAATAGCATGTTGACGGGCAACACTTTCACCTAGGCGATCAATGCCCCTTAGCTTTGGCAGAGTGCGCTGGTTGGGACTGTTAGTGTAGGGGGAACCGGGGAATGTATACCCAATCATTGCCGCTAGGCGGGTTTGGAACAGGCTGTCATATTGCAGAGAGAGACCTAATGTAAGTTGATCGGTAGGAATTGCCTCTAGCCGTCCCTTTACCCCAACCACACTAGGGCTACCAGATGGGCTGAAATAGTATAACCCGCCATAGCCCCGCAATACTCCTTCATCACCCAATGCGAGAATTTTACCCCCCAACTCTAGATCTGCGGCAGTAGCAGCAGCCTCAAACTCTCGGCGACGATCGAGGAGCAGATTCACGCCAATGCCCGTGGCTGATGGAATAATGGTAAATGTGTTAGAGATAGAATCACCTACTCGATTGCGGGTATTGCCCACGGGGATGTATACATTTAGACGGGCATCCCAGTCACCCAAGGTCTCAAATCCTAGGCCAATCTGGTTGAAAAAGCTGCGTCCTGTGTTGCGGGTGTCGTAGGCAATGTAGCCACCATAGGTACGATCGCCACTAGGACTGTAAAAGCGCTGACCTATCAACAGATTGGTGCCTGCTGCACCATTGTTGTGAACCAATACCCGCCCTTCTAGGAAGGTAATGGACTCACGAGGAACTTGGACGATTGGTGCAAATCCCTCAAACCCGACGTAACCATACTCATGACCTGTGTTGGCACTGTTGTAGCGGATACCCAAGCGAGGAACAACCTCATAAGTTGCTGTAGTTGCAGAAGCAGGCGATGACGCGATACTAGAAAGCGCTAGTTCACCGGCGAATGGTGAAGAACTAGAGCTAGGAGCCAGTAGCACAGTTGCATCGCTTAG of Cyanobacteriota bacterium contains these proteins:
- a CDS encoding right-handed parallel beta-helix repeat-containing protein: MTTRSKLANSPVSTACSLGAVLISGIAISSAAQALPVSLTASPGSRQVSGVVSTVNNSPSVAAIALATQQRGAPATFARLTSSQSALSRSQLPRLAAIPETTKADSTSFEATSVRGDQPTASQATVLSDATVLLAPSSSSSPFAGELALSSIASSPASATTATYEVVPRLGIRYNSANTGHEYGYVGFEGFAPIVQVPRESITFLEGRVLVHNNGAAGTNLLIGQRFYSPSGDRTYGGYIAYDTRNTGRSFFNQIGLGFETLGDWDARLNVYIPVGNTRNRVGDSISNTFTIIPSATGIGVNLLLDRRREFEAAATAADLELGGKILALGDEGVLRGYGGLYYFSPSGSPSVVGVKGRLEAIPTDQLTLGLSLQYDSLFQTRLAAMIGYTFPGSPYTNSPNQRTLPKLRGIDRLGESVARQHAIQVISQRESSQFLATSRVTGNPLRILLVNQTGGAGGNGTETTPFTTTSVAVGNAAAGDYVFALANTGAPASTGFTIPDQVTVISTRSQVPIDAVEISNIQLNPPFTRGAGILVPITGTVVMGNSTVLSGFDVNVAATPGTSGIQATGVSNILVSDNAITSQGAPGINAATLAGTANILNNRITATNERGILINGSSATLNIASNALTTTNGAAIRMDNTTGNTTVSSNSAIVNGAPGFNFQNVTGNVAVTNNAVISSGVLNDGILVNNTTGDVNLTIAQNVATGGNNGIAVQLDNAATGTVAITGNQAISSPSAGIYVRVNTLNSTPERRVTIANNTVQGNGFGPSFAPGIQIEAQGNAQLRTVIDSNIVMGNLGDGGGVGLFTIGSGNATLYSLLRFNKIMNNSSVVFGDFIANIPLAVNNHKICLRFNEGNIIGDYRLIDNDTVLPPSIIQVEPLGLGNIIGPPITIAGSVALAPSGTCGDF